The proteins below come from a single Kitasatospora sp. NBC_00315 genomic window:
- a CDS encoding trypsin-like serine protease: MTDTRDALPDAAAPQTPATYAAGVPAASPKGVRPPRGGRRAGLLALAAVLPVSLLALGPAASAEPQRRIVGGAPTVTADHPWVVALASRQQFGTGRSGQFCGGALVTATKVVTAAHCFYDETNGRRVDRPGLRVLVGRDDLRGSTGREVEVQNIWIHPDYSFVANMNDVAVLTLARPQDGRPVVGMVGQGETEPYAAGTRAQVFGWGDTVGDGHYSSTLRGVDVPIVADETCAHAYPGGPDGHFDARGMVCAGEAEGGKDACQGDSGGPLVVAGRLAGLVSWGTGCAEAAHPGVYTRLSAVADAVQAVL; the protein is encoded by the coding sequence ATGACGGACACGCGGGACGCCCTGCCGGACGCCGCCGCGCCGCAGACCCCCGCGACGTACGCCGCGGGGGTGCCGGCCGCCTCGCCGAAGGGTGTCCGCCCGCCGCGCGGCGGGCGGCGGGCCGGTCTGCTGGCCCTGGCGGCCGTGCTGCCGGTGTCCCTGCTCGCGCTCGGTCCGGCCGCCTCGGCGGAACCGCAGCGCCGGATCGTCGGCGGGGCGCCGACCGTCACCGCCGATCACCCCTGGGTGGTGGCGCTGGCCAGCCGCCAGCAGTTCGGTACCGGTCGCTCCGGCCAGTTCTGCGGGGGCGCCCTGGTGACGGCGACCAAGGTGGTGACGGCCGCGCACTGCTTCTACGACGAGACCAACGGTCGGCGGGTGGACCGCCCGGGGCTGCGGGTCCTGGTCGGCCGGGACGATCTGCGCGGCTCCACGGGTCGTGAGGTGGAGGTCCAGAACATCTGGATCCACCCCGACTACTCCTTCGTCGCCAACATGAACGACGTGGCGGTGCTCACCCTGGCCCGGCCGCAGGACGGCAGGCCCGTGGTCGGCATGGTCGGCCAGGGCGAGACGGAGCCCTACGCGGCCGGCACCAGGGCGCAGGTCTTCGGCTGGGGCGACACGGTCGGCGACGGTCACTACTCGTCCACGCTCCGTGGCGTCGACGTGCCGATCGTCGCGGACGAGACGTGTGCCCATGCCTATCCGGGCGGTCCCGACGGCCATTTCGACGCGCGCGGCATGGTCTGCGCCGGTGAGGCGGAGGGCGGGAAGGACGCCTGCCAGGGCGACAGTGGCGGCCCGTTGGTGGTCGCCGGACGCCTGGCCGGGCTGGTCTCCTGGGGTACCGGCTGCGCCGAGGCGGCCCACCCGGGCGTCTACACGCGACTGTCGGCGGTGGCCGACGCCGTGCAGGCCGTGCTGTGA